A region of Lycium barbarum isolate Lr01 chromosome 3, ASM1917538v2, whole genome shotgun sequence DNA encodes the following proteins:
- the LOC132630776 gene encoding uncharacterized protein LOC132630776 produces the protein MHAKVVAELSQDVHQISGFNRGEFPFTYLGCPIFHARRQKLFYKDMLKKVRDKLQAWKGKLLSFGGKADLITSVLQSIPIYLLSAMVPPKCVIKELHKRMAEVNTAKNGRRCDFQRMKVELALDHCLTSPKLYLLNSGGGLEQLAESVDEVEELMIEGQWNYTKLQDLFPNDIVEHIRQELGHIVRFDGKDKSWWIETSSGKFTVKSAWDLLRQRAIISPHYEKLWIKRVSYKIEIIIPSSSSIDHVADMEEQKYTEAWWIYLI, from the exons ATGCATGCAAAAGTGGTTGCTGAGTTGAGTCAGGATGTGCATCAGATATCTGGTTTTAATAGGGGTGAATTTCCTTTTACCTATTTGGGATGTCCTATCTTTCATGCAAGGAGACAAAAGTTGTTTTATAAGGATATGTTGAAGAAAGTAAGAGATAAATTACAAGCTTGGAAAGGAAAATTACTGTCATTTGGTGGAAAAGCAGATTTGATCACTAGTGTATTGCAAAGTATTCCTATATACTTGTTATCCGCAATGGTTCCACCTAAATGTGTAATCAAAGAGCTGCACAA GAGGATGGCAGAAGTAAACACTGCTAAGAATGGGAGAAGATGTGATTTCCAAAGAATGAAGGTGGAGTTAGCTTTAGATCATTGTTTGACATCTCCAAAGCTTTATTTGCTAAACTCTGGTGGAGGTTTAGAACAA TTAGCTGAATCTGTTGATGAAGTTGAAGAATTGATGATTGAAGGTCAATGGAATTATACTAAGCTGCAGGATTTATTTCCAAATGATATTGTTGAGCACATCAGACAAGAGTTAGGTCATATTGTGAGGTTTGATGGTAAAGACAAATCCTGGTGGATCGAAACAAGTTCTGGGAAATTTACTGTTAAAAGTGCATGGGATCTTCTCAGACAAAGAGCAATAATTTCTCCTCATTATGAGAAACTCTGGATAAAAAGAGTGTCCTACAAG ATTGAAATCATTATACCAAGCAGCTCCAGCATTGATCATGTGGCAGATATGGAAGAGCAGAAATACACTGAGGCATGGTGGATCTATCTCATATAA